CCACGCCGCCTCCATTTGTTAAAATAAAGTTATCAATATGATGCGCTATGATTCCGGGCCGGTGAAGTGAAACTTGCTCACCTGACGGTTAGACTGCACTATCCGGGTTTGAAAAAAAGGAGCCACTATGGAACTGCTCGAAGAACACCGCTGTTTTGGCGGTTTACAACAGCGCTGGCGTCACGACTCCCGCGTGCTTAACTGCCCGATGACGTTCAGCATCTATCTCCCGCCCGACGCGCAGACCCCGCCGCCGGTGGTGTGGTGGCTGTCCGGGCTGACCTGTAGCGATGAGAATTTCACCACCAAAGCGGGCGCGCAGCGGGTCGCCGCTGAGCTGGGACTGGCGCTGGTGATGCCGGATACCAGCCCGCGCGGCGACGCGGTGGCGGATGACGCCGGTTACGATCTCGGCAAAGGCGCGGGCTTCTACCTGAACGCCACCGAAGCGCCGTGGGCCGCGCATTACCGGATGTTTGATTATCTGAGCAATGAGCTGCCGCAGGTGCTGGCGGAAAACTTTACGCTGGCGCCGAAGGCGGCGATTAGCGGGCATTCGATGGGCGGCCACGGGGCGCTTGTCATGGCGCTGAAAAATCCGGGGCGTTTTTGCTCGGTGTCGGCGTTCGCGCCGATTGTGAACCCGGCCGGGGTGCCGTGGGGTAAAAAAGCGTTCGCGGCGTATCTTGGGGATGACGAGAGTCAGTGGCGCGAGTGGGACAGCTGCGCGCTGATGGAGCAGGCGTCCGCGGAAAACGCGATCCCGACGCTTATCGATCAGGGCGACAATGATCCGTTTTTCGGCGAGCAGCTACAGCCGGAGCGGCTTGACGAAGCGGCGCGCGAGGCGGGCTGGCCGTTAACGTTGCGTATGCAGCCGGGTTACGACCACAGCTATTATTTTATCGCCACGTTTATTGAAGAGCATTTGCGTTTTCACGCGCAGCATTTGCGTTAACAGGGCGTGACGGGTGTGATTGGAAGGTCGTAATACGGTACGCGGTGGGTGCGCTACGCTTATCCACCCTACGATAAAGGTGCGACAGGTGTGTAGGGCGGGTAAGCGCAGCGCACCCGCCGTCCCGCTGAAACACCCCATAAAAAAGGGCGCTTTACGCGCCCTTCTCTTTATTTCTTCAGATGCTCGGGGAATTCCATATCGCGGTAACGCACGAAACGGGAACCCTTCGTCAGCTTATAGCCGAACCAGATAATCAGGAACAGCGGAATGCCGATATAGGTCGCCGCGACGGCGGCCCAGTCGATGGTGTCCGCAAGGAACGCCTGATAGTTCTGGCCAAGCGTAATGATCAGGCACAGCACGAAGGCGAAAATCGGGCCCAGCGGGAAGAAACCGGAACGATACGGCAGATCGTTGATATCGTTGCCCTGCAGCACATAGCCGCGACGGAAACGGTAATGACTGATGGCGATGCCAAGCCAGGCGATAAAGCCCGTCATCCCGGAGGTGTTCAGCAGCCACAGATAGACCGTCTGGTTGCCGAACATCGACGTCAGGAAGCACAGACCGGCGATAATAGTGGTCGCGTACAGCGCGTTGCGCGGCACGCCGCCTTTCGACAGCTTCGAGAAAATGCGCGGCGCTTTGCCGTCGCAGGCAAGCGTATAGAGCATACGGGTGGAGGCATACATCCCGGAGTTACCCGCGGACAGCACCGCCGTCAGGATCACCGCGTTCATGATTGCCGCCGCCCCCAGCAGACCGGCGTGCTCGAACACCAGCGTGAACGGACTGACGCTGATATCTTTCACATCGTTGCGCAAAAGGCTAGGGTCGGTGTAAGGAATAATCAGGCTGATAATCAGGATCGCGAACACATAGAACAGCAGGATACGCCAGAACACCTGACGCACCGCGCGCGGAATGTTTTTCTCCGGCTCTTCGGATTCACCCGCCGCGATGCCGATAAGCTCGGTGCCCTGGAAGGAGAAGCCGACGATCATCGCCACGCCTATCATCGCCGAGAAACCGCCCGCGAACGGCGCATCGCCAATTTTCCAGTTGCTCCAGCCCGCCGGTTCTGAGCCTTTGAAAATACCCACGATCATCGCGATCCCCACCAGGATAAAGATAATCACGGTGGCGACTTTGATTAACGAGAACCAGTACTCCGCTTCGCCGAAGCCTTTCACGGAGATGACGTTCAGCAGGAACATGATGCCGAGGAACAGCGCGCTCCAGATCCAGCCGGGCGTATCCGGGAACCAGTAGCTCATCACCAGCTGTGAGGCCACCAGGTCAACCGCGATGGTTACCGCCCAGTTGTACCAGTAGTTCCAGCCGAGCGCGAAGCCGAAGCCTTCTTCGACATATTTCTGGCCGTAGGTGGAAAACGAACCCGATACCGGCATATAGGCTGCCAGCTCGCCAAGGCTCGTCATCAGGAAATAGACCATCAGACCGATGAGAATATAGGAAAACAGCGCGCCGCCAGGGCCCGCCTGAGAAATGGTCGCACCTGAAGCGACAAAAAGCCCTGTGCCGATGGAGCCGCCAATGGCGATCATGGTCAGGTGGCGCGCCTTCAGTTCGCGTCGCAGCCCAGGCGCTTGTGTGGTTTTAGATTCGGAAACCATATAAAAATAATGCCCATCCATCAAAAGAGGCGCGATTGTAGCAGAGTTGCCGCTAAGCGCCTGGTGGAAATACGCGGTTATAAGAGAGCTTCATGATCGCTCGAGGATTATAAGTAAAGCAGCGAATCGGGGCGTTGAGAGGAAAAAAACTGATGATGAGCGCGCCGTGTGACGCGCTCCGCGAAATCAAAGTTCGCAATAGCGCAAAAAACGCGCCAGCGCGCTGGAGAGGTGTTTCTGGCGGTGGTGAATGCGATAAAGCCGGCGGACCAGCGGCGGCAGCGGCAGTTTCACCTCCACCAGCGAGCCGGTTTCCAGCTGTTCAGCGATGACCCGACGCGACAGGCAGCTGACGCCAAGCCCGTGGCGCACCGCGTGTTTAATGGCTTCCGAGTTGCCAAGCTCCATGCTGAGACGAAACTCCGGCAAATGCGACAGCAGCAGATAATCGACGATTTCACGCGTGCCGGAGCCTTTTTCGCGCAAGATCCACGGCATCGCGGCAAGGCGCTCCAGCGTCACCTCGCCCTCAAGCAGCGGGCTCGCAGGCGAGGCGAACACCACCAGTTCATCCTCAAGCCACGGCTGCGCCACAATTTCCGCCATGTGGCACGGCCCTTCGATAAGGCCGATATCCACGCGGAAATCGCAGACCGCCTGCACCGCGTCGAGGCTGTTGCCAACGCTCATCTCCAGGGGAAGATCCGGGAAGTCGCGACGGTAGCGGGCGATTATCTCCGGCAGGATATAGTTGCCGATCGTGCTGCTGGCGTAAACGCGGATAGCGCCGTTGTCGTTGCGAAAGAGCCGTTCGATTTCGCCCGCCTGCTCCAGCAGCGCCACGGTGCGCGGATATAACAGCCGCCCGTGTTCATTGACGACCAGACGCTTGCCGACGCGGTCGAACAGCTGCACGCCGAGCTGGCCTTCCAGATCGGTGAGCGCCGCGCTGACGGCGGACTGGGAGAGGGACAACATCTGAGAAGCCTGGGTCGTCGAGCCGCTTTTCAGCACTTCGGCGAACACTTCCAGCTGGCGTAAGGTGATGTGCATGATGACCTCGTGCGAACGCAACGGTGCTTACCACTTATTGAGATTAATTATAAATATATAATCAATTTTAATTTTATACCAGAACGGCATAAGCTTATTCCATAACAGGAGGACGCTATGACCACACTGACTTTATCTCACCGACATCATGGGCTTATGCACTTTTTGCCTGGCCTGGCGCTGACCGGGCTGCTGACCGCGGCCGCCCTCTGGACAGGCGCTATCCCCGCCGTCGGTAACGCGGGCTTCAGCGCGCTGACGGTCGCCATTCTTGGCGGGATGATTATCGGCAATACGCTGTACCCGAAAATACACGCCCACTGCGACGGCGGCGTGCTGTTCGCTAAACAACATCTGCTGCGCCTGGGCATTATTCTGTACGGGTTTCGCCTAACCTTCTGGCAGATAGCCGATGTGGGCGCCAGCGGCATTCTGGTGGACATCCTCACGCTCGCCAGCACGTTTATCCTCGCCTGCTGGCTCGGGCAGAAAGTCTTTAAGCTTGACCGTGAAACCAGCTGGCTGATTGGCGCGGGCAGCAGCATCTGCGGCGCCGCGGCGGTGCTGGCGACCGAACCGGTGGTGAAAGCGCAGGCGAGCAAAGTCACCGTGGCGGTGGCGACGGTGGTGATTTTCGGTACGCTGGCGATTTTTGTGTACCCGCTGCTGTGGCCGTGGCTTGCGCCGTGGTTTAGCGAACAGACCTTCGGCGTCTATATCGGCTCAACGGTGCATGAAGTGGCGCAGGTCGTCGCGGCAGGCCATGCGGTCAGCCCGGAGACGGAAAACGCGGCGGTGATCGCCAAAATGCTGCGCGTCATGATGCTGGCCCCGTTCCTTCTTCTGCTGGCGGGCCGGGTAAAACAGCTCGCGCCGCGCGACGGCGAGAAAGCGGGCAAGATTACCATTCCGTGGTTCGCCCTGCTGTTTATCGTGGTGGCGGCGTTTAACTCGCTCCATCTGCTGCCGCCAGCCGTGGTGCAGACGCTGGTGACGCTCGACACCATTCTGCTGGCGATGGCGATGGCGGCGCTCGGCCTTACGACCCACGTCAGCGCGCTGAAAAACGCAGGCGTCCGTCCGCTGCTGATGGCGCTGGCGCTCTTCGCCTGGCTGATTGTGGGCGGCGGCGCGATTAATCTCGCGGTCACGCATCTGCTGGCATAAACCGGCGCGCCTTTCCCTGCTCTGTCCGCTATGATAAAACGTTCCCCCTTTTGCGGGTATGACAGGAGAAAACGATGAAGTTTACAGGCGCGCACGTCAGCGCATCGGGCGGGGTGGCGAACGCTCCGGCCCGCGCGGCGGAAATTGGCGCGACAGCCTTTGCGCTGTTTACCAAAAACCAGCGCCAGTGGCGCGCGGCGGCGCTGACGCCTGCCGTCATCGACGAGTTCAAAGCCGCCTGCCGCCAGCATGGCTACGGCCCCGGTCAGATCCTGCCGCACGACAGCTTTCTGATTAACTTAGGACACCCGGAGCCGGAAGCGCTGGAGAAATCCCGCGCGGCGTTTATCGATGAGCTGGAGCGCTGCGCGCAGCTCGGCCTGACGCTGCTGAACTTTCACCCCGGCAGCCACCTTCAGCAGTTAAGCGAAGAGGCGTGTCTGTCGCGCATCGCCGAGTCGGTGAATATCGCGCTTGATAAAACCGCAGGCGTCACGGCGGTGATTGAAAACACCGCAGGCCAGGGCAGCAATCTCGGTTTTCGCTTTGAGCATCTGGCGGCGATTATCGACCAGGTGGAAGATAAATCCCGCGTCGGCGTCTGCATTGATACCTGCCACGCCTTCGCAGCGGGTTACGATCTGCGTACCGAAGAAGATTGCGAGAAAACCTTCGCCGAGTTTGACCGCATCGTCGGCTTTCAGTACCTGCGCGGTATGCACCTGAACGACGCCAAAAGCGCCTTCGCAAGCCGGGTCGACCGGCACCACAGCTTAGGCGAAGGCAATATCGGCTTTACGCCGTTTCGCTGGATCATGCAGCAGCCGCATTTCGACAACATTCCGCTGATTCTGGAAACCATTAACCCGGATATCTGGAAGGAAGAGATCGCCTGGCTGAACGCCCAGCAGATCGGCGGCGCGCAGGCGTAATTACGCCTCCTCCTCACGGCGCGGCGCGTCAGACTGCGCCGCAAGCCAGTTCAGCGAAGCCAACCCGGCGCGGGCGCTCTCTTCGGCGCCCGCCTGCTGCCAGGCATCGCTGAACACCTCCAGCGACCACGGTCCCTGATATCCGCTTTTCATTAATGCGCGCGCGAAATCCACCACGGGCAGGCTGCCTTCGCCCGGATAAGCGCGAAAATGGCGGCTCCAGGCCTCCAGCGGTAGATCCTTATGCGGCGCATCGGCGAACTGCGTAAAGAAGATTTTCTCCGGCGGGATGGTGTCAGGCGCCAGCGTATCCCCGCGCGCCAGCACATGAAAGCTGTCCAGCACCAGCCCGAGCGCCGGATGATCCACGGTTTTCACCCGCTCCCAGGCCTGCGTATAGCGGTTCACATGGCGGCCCCAGGCGAGCGCTTCATACCCCACCCGGGCGTCAAACCCGGCCGCGATCTCCGCGAGGCGCGCTAAATCCTCCGTCTGCCGCGCCGGATCGGCGCTGCTGTTCGCCTCCAGATTGCTGCAGGCCAGCAGACAGCGACAGCCTATCTCACGCATCGTCTCAAACGTGCGATACGCGCGCTCGCGCGTTTGCGGCCACTGCGCCGGCGGTACGCCGTCGGCATTACGCAGCGGCTGATAAAGGAAAATGGTTAAGCCCAGCTCCCGGCACAGCGCGGCCAGCCGCGCCGGGCTTTCGCCCCATTCCATGAAATCGGGTTCAAATATTTCGACGCCGTCGAAACCGGCCTGCGCGATGGCGCGCAGCTTTTCCGGCAGGGTTCCGGCGACACACAGCGTGGCGATTGAGCGCAGCACAGCGTCCTCCTTTAAGCGATACAAAGACTTAAGTGTTGACGCAAACGGCGCAGAGGGCAAAAAAGGGGTGTAACGGAGAGTGACAGAAGGGATAAAAAAACTCCCTGCCGGAGCAGGGAGTTATCAGCATCAGGCCGCTTTCGCCGCCAGTTCGCTTTCAGGACGCTTCAGGAAGGCGTAAACCAGACCCGCCAGCAGCGAACCTGCCACGATGGCGAGCAGGTAGCCCAGCACCGGGCTGATAGCGCCTGGGATGAGCAGGACGAACAGACCGCCGTGCGGCGCCATCAGTTTCGCGCCAATCGCCATGGAGATAGCGCCGGTCAGCGCGCCGCCCGCGATACAGCACGGGATCACACGCATCGGGTCACGCGCCGCGAACGGGATAGCGCCTTCGGAGATAAAGCACAGGCCCAGCACCAGCGCCGCTTTGCCCCCTTCCTGCTGGCCTTTGTCGAATTTACGACGCGCCACCAGGGTGGCGATCCCCATCGCCAGCGGCGGAACCATACCGGCCGCCATAATCGCCGCCATCGGCGCGTACACCTGAGAACTCAGCAGCCCCACGCCAAAGGCATACGCCGCCTTGTTCACCGGGCCGCCCATATCGGTACACATCATCGCGCCGAGGATAGCGCCCAGCAGGACGGCGTTCGCCGTACCCATGCTCTGCAGCCACGCGGTCAGGCCCGCCAGGATTTTGGCCACCGGCGTACCGATCACGTAAATCATCGCCAGACCGACAATCAGGCTGGAGAACAGCGGAATGATAAGGATGGGCTTCAGCGCTTCCATGCTCTGCGGCAGCTTCACTTTACCGCTGATGGCTTTCGCCACGTAACCCGCCAGGAAACCGGCGATGATGCCGCCGATAAAGCCGGAACCGGTGCTGACCGCCAGCATACCGCCGATGAGGCCCGGCGTGAGGCCCGGACGGTCGGCGATGGAGAACGCGATATAACCGGCCAGTACCGGCACCATCAGGGCGAACGCAGAGCCGCCGCCGATTTTCATCAGCGCCGCCGCCAGCGTTCCTTCCTGTTTAAAGGCTTCGATACCGAACACAAACGAGAGCGCGATGAGCAGACCGCCCGCCACCACCATCGGCAGCATATAGGAGACGCCCGTCAGCAGATGACGGTACGGACCCGCGCCGCCCTGCTCTTTTTTATCGGTCGCCGCGGCCCCTGCGCCTGCGGGCTGATACGGTTTCGCTTCCGCCACCGCTTTGTCGAACTCCTGCGCGGTTTTCTTCAGCGCGAGGCCGGTCGAGGTGCGATACATCGGTTTACCGGCGAATTTCGCCAGATCCACTTCGATATCCGCCGCCACGATGACCAGATCCGCCTGCGCCACTTCTTCCGGCGTAATCGCGTTACCCGCGCCAACAGAGCCGCGCGTTTCCACTTTCACCCACCAGCCGCGTTTTTTGGCTTCGGTTTCAATCGCTTCCGCCGCCATAAAGGTGTGCGCCACGCCGGTCGGGCAGGCCGTGACCGCCACGATGCGTTTCGGACCGCTGGCGTTTGCGCTTGCCGCAGGCGCGGCGGCGGCAGGCGCGCTGTAGGCCGCCGCGTGGGATTTCGCTTCGCTTAAAAACAGCTCCGGGTGCGCCACGGCGCGATTAATGTCGCCGAGGTAAACCTTTTTGCCGTTCAGGGATGCGTCCGCCGGTACGGCACTGCCGATAACAATCGCCAGCTCCGCATCGTTCGGGTTATCGGTTAATTCCAGCTGTGCTTTTTGCGCGGCGGCGCCAAGCAGCGTTTTCGCCATATAAGCGCGGGCCTGTCCACACCCGGGCTCGATAATCAGCAGCGTTTTCATTATGCCTCTCCTGCTGTTAGTGGAAGGGTTTTAAGTCGACACGCGCCATCATTGCGGCCAACTGTGTCCTGTCGGTGATGCCGACGTTGCTCTGGCTGACCGCCAGCGCCGCCACCGCCGTTGCAAGACGTAGGGTATGTTCACTGGATTCACGCATCAGCAGCCCGTAAATCAGGCCGCCAACCATAGAATCCCCTGCCCCGACCGTACTGACGACGTCGCAGGACGGCGGTTTGGCGATCCATTCACCCGACGCGTTCACCCACAGCGCCCCTTCCGCGCCCAGGGAGATCACCACATGGGCGATACCCTGTTCGCGAAGCGCGTGAGCCGCCTCGATAACATCTTTCAGTTCCGGCAGTTTGCGGCCGGCCCAGATCTCCAGCTCGCGGCGGTTCGGTTTCACCAGCCACGGCGCGGCTTTCAGCCCCGCCACCAGCGCCTCGCGGCTGCTGTCGAAGATAATGCACGGACACTGGCTGCGCAGGCGGGTCATCCAGTCGGTGAACGCTTCCGGAGAAACGCCCGACGGCAGGCTGCCGCTGACGCAGACCATATCGAACTGGCCAAGCCAGGTTAAGGAGTCATTAACGAAACGCTCCCAGTCGGCAGGCGTCACTTCAAAACCGGAGAAGTTAAGGTCGGTCACTTCACCGTCTTTTTCCGTCAGTTTGACGTTAATGCGGGTACGGCCCTGCACCACCTGGAAGCGATTGGCGATGCCGAGTTCGCTAAACAGCTGCTGAAAGCCGTCCTGGTTGTCTTTACCGAGAAAACCGCCCACGGTGACGTCGATACCTAAATCTTTGAGCACTTTGGCGACGTTAATGCCTTTACCCGCAGCGTGCAGGCCGGTGGTCCGCACGAGGTTAACTTCGCCGCGCTCAATCTCTGCGCAGTAACCTACCAGGTCATATGCCGGGTTGAGAGTAATAGTGGCGACACGTCTGCTCATGCTGCGCCCTCCCCAAGACCCGCGCTGATGGCTTCGCCGATGGCGTCCAGCGCCGCCTGCGCATCGTCGCCCTGCGCGGTAAAGCGCAGGCGATGGCCTTTCTTAACGCCCAGCGCCACGACTTTCATCAGGCTGCGGCCGTTCGCCGGTTTACCGGTGCCGTCGAGGTTGGTGACGGTGACATCGCTGCTGAACTGTTTGATGGTGTTCACCAGCACGGTGCCCGGACGCGCGTGCAGACCGTGCTCGTTACGCACGGTGAATTCCGCGCTCAGCACATCTTCGCCCGGCGCGTCGTCGCTGGTCAGCAGCGTCAGCAGCGTGGCGGCGTCGGCGTTCAGCAGGCGGTCAGCTTTGTTCGCGATCAGCAGTTCGCTGACGCGGCCCAGCACCTGTAGCGGCTGATCGTCAGCGACTGCGACGGTCAGCAGCAGGCCGACGTTCTCGCCATCGTGCGTGAACGACTGCGCCGGACGGCTTACCGCGACCGCGCTTGCCAGGTTGCCCTGCGCGCTGTCAGCAAGCCAGACGCCCTGGCCGAGGTTCAGCGGTTTAGCGTTAATGACGTGGCTCACGAACTCCGCATCCACCGCGCCCGCTTCGCTGAGACAACCGGCGTTCAGCGCCTGCAAGGTCACGAGGCTCGTGGCCGCAACGTCTAGCGTGAGGGTGTCGTTATCCAGTTTCATGCCCGCGCTTTGCTTCTCGCCCATCAGCAGAGCGCGCAGCTCTTCGGCGGTGGTCGCGGTTTTCAGCTGTTCAGCAATCGCGTCGTCGCTCAGCACATGGGTGAGCTGACGCAGCAGGCCTAAGTGTTCATCGGAGCTGGCGGCGATACCAATGGCGACATAGGCGACCTGATCGTCGCCCCAGGCGACGCCCTGCGGGAACTGAAACACCTGCACGCCAGTCTTCAGCACCTGGTCGCGCGTGTCAGTAGTGCCGTGGGGAATAGCGATG
This DNA window, taken from Cronobacter universalis NCTC 9529, encodes the following:
- the fghA gene encoding S-formylglutathione hydrolase; this encodes MELLEEHRCFGGLQQRWRHDSRVLNCPMTFSIYLPPDAQTPPPVVWWLSGLTCSDENFTTKAGAQRVAAELGLALVMPDTSPRGDAVADDAGYDLGKGAGFYLNATEAPWAAHYRMFDYLSNELPQVLAENFTLAPKAAISGHSMGGHGALVMALKNPGRFCSVSAFAPIVNPAGVPWGKKAFAAYLGDDESQWREWDSCALMEQASAENAIPTLIDQGDNDPFFGEQLQPERLDEAAREAGWPLTLRMQPGYDHSYYFIATFIEEHLRFHAQHLR
- a CDS encoding amino acid permease, with translation MVSESKTTQAPGLRRELKARHLTMIAIGGSIGTGLFVASGATISQAGPGGALFSYILIGLMVYFLMTSLGELAAYMPVSGSFSTYGQKYVEEGFGFALGWNYWYNWAVTIAVDLVASQLVMSYWFPDTPGWIWSALFLGIMFLLNVISVKGFGEAEYWFSLIKVATVIIFILVGIAMIVGIFKGSEPAGWSNWKIGDAPFAGGFSAMIGVAMIVGFSFQGTELIGIAAGESEEPEKNIPRAVRQVFWRILLFYVFAILIISLIIPYTDPSLLRNDVKDISVSPFTLVFEHAGLLGAAAIMNAVILTAVLSAGNSGMYASTRMLYTLACDGKAPRIFSKLSKGGVPRNALYATTIIAGLCFLTSMFGNQTVYLWLLNTSGMTGFIAWLGIAISHYRFRRGYVLQGNDINDLPYRSGFFPLGPIFAFVLCLIITLGQNYQAFLADTIDWAAVAATYIGIPLFLIIWFGYKLTKGSRFVRYRDMEFPEHLKK
- the yieE gene encoding DNA-binding transcriptional regulator YeiE, with protein sequence MHITLRQLEVFAEVLKSGSTTQASQMLSLSQSAVSAALTDLEGQLGVQLFDRVGKRLVVNEHGRLLYPRTVALLEQAGEIERLFRNDNGAIRVYASSTIGNYILPEIIARYRRDFPDLPLEMSVGNSLDAVQAVCDFRVDIGLIEGPCHMAEIVAQPWLEDELVVFASPASPLLEGEVTLERLAAMPWILREKGSGTREIVDYLLLSHLPEFRLSMELGNSEAIKHAVRHGLGVSCLSRRVIAEQLETGSLVEVKLPLPPLVRRLYRIHHRQKHLSSALARFLRYCEL
- a CDS encoding YeiH family putative sulfate export transporter; the encoded protein is MTTLTLSHRHHGLMHFLPGLALTGLLTAAALWTGAIPAVGNAGFSALTVAILGGMIIGNTLYPKIHAHCDGGVLFAKQHLLRLGIILYGFRLTFWQIADVGASGILVDILTLASTFILACWLGQKVFKLDRETSWLIGAGSSICGAAAVLATEPVVKAQASKVTVAVATVVIFGTLAIFVYPLLWPWLAPWFSEQTFGVYIGSTVHEVAQVVAAGHAVSPETENAAVIAKMLRVMMLAPFLLLLAGRVKQLAPRDGEKAGKITIPWFALLFIVVAAFNSLHLLPPAVVQTLVTLDTILLAMAMAALGLTTHVSALKNAGVRPLLMALALFAWLIVGGGAINLAVTHLLA
- the nfo gene encoding deoxyribonuclease IV; this encodes MKFTGAHVSASGGVANAPARAAEIGATAFALFTKNQRQWRAAALTPAVIDEFKAACRQHGYGPGQILPHDSFLINLGHPEPEALEKSRAAFIDELERCAQLGLTLLNFHPGSHLQQLSEEACLSRIAESVNIALDKTAGVTAVIENTAGQGSNLGFRFEHLAAIIDQVEDKSRVGVCIDTCHAFAAGYDLRTEEDCEKTFAEFDRIVGFQYLRGMHLNDAKSAFASRVDRHHSLGEGNIGFTPFRWIMQQPHFDNIPLILETINPDIWKEEIAWLNAQQIGGAQA
- a CDS encoding sugar phosphate isomerase/epimerase family protein, with product MLRSIATLCVAGTLPEKLRAIAQAGFDGVEIFEPDFMEWGESPARLAALCRELGLTIFLYQPLRNADGVPPAQWPQTRERAYRTFETMREIGCRCLLACSNLEANSSADPARQTEDLARLAEIAAGFDARVGYEALAWGRHVNRYTQAWERVKTVDHPALGLVLDSFHVLARGDTLAPDTIPPEKIFFTQFADAPHKDLPLEAWSRHFRAYPGEGSLPVVDFARALMKSGYQGPWSLEVFSDAWQQAGAEESARAGLASLNWLAAQSDAPRREEEA
- the fruA gene encoding PTS fructose transporter subunit IIBC — encoded protein: MKTLLIIEPGCGQARAYMAKTLLGAAAQKAQLELTDNPNDAELAIVIGSAVPADASLNGKKVYLGDINRAVAHPELFLSEAKSHAAAYSAPAAAAPAASANASGPKRIVAVTACPTGVAHTFMAAEAIETEAKKRGWWVKVETRGSVGAGNAITPEEVAQADLVIVAADIEVDLAKFAGKPMYRTSTGLALKKTAQEFDKAVAEAKPYQPAGAGAAATDKKEQGGAGPYRHLLTGVSYMLPMVVAGGLLIALSFVFGIEAFKQEGTLAAALMKIGGGSAFALMVPVLAGYIAFSIADRPGLTPGLIGGMLAVSTGSGFIGGIIAGFLAGYVAKAISGKVKLPQSMEALKPILIIPLFSSLIVGLAMIYVIGTPVAKILAGLTAWLQSMGTANAVLLGAILGAMMCTDMGGPVNKAAYAFGVGLLSSQVYAPMAAIMAAGMVPPLAMGIATLVARRKFDKGQQEGGKAALVLGLCFISEGAIPFAARDPMRVIPCCIAGGALTGAISMAIGAKLMAPHGGLFVLLIPGAISPVLGYLLAIVAGSLLAGLVYAFLKRPESELAAKAA
- the fruK gene encoding 1-phosphofructokinase; this translates as MSRRVATITLNPAYDLVGYCAEIERGEVNLVRTTGLHAAGKGINVAKVLKDLGIDVTVGGFLGKDNQDGFQQLFSELGIANRFQVVQGRTRINVKLTEKDGEVTDLNFSGFEVTPADWERFVNDSLTWLGQFDMVCVSGSLPSGVSPEAFTDWMTRLRSQCPCIIFDSSREALVAGLKAAPWLVKPNRRELEIWAGRKLPELKDVIEAAHALREQGIAHVVISLGAEGALWVNASGEWIAKPPSCDVVSTVGAGDSMVGGLIYGLLMRESSEHTLRLATAVAALAVSQSNVGITDRTQLAAMMARVDLKPFH
- the fruB gene encoding fused PTS fructose transporter subunit IIA/HPr protein; its protein translation is MFQLSVQDIHPGAHAGDKEAAIRQVADALVKAGNVSAGYVDGMLAREKQTSTFLGNGIAIPHGTTDTRDQVLKTGVQVFQFPQGVAWGDDQVAYVAIGIAASSDEHLGLLRQLTHVLSDDAIAEQLKTATTAEELRALLMGEKQSAGMKLDNDTLTLDVAATSLVTLQALNAGCLSEAGAVDAEFVSHVINAKPLNLGQGVWLADSAQGNLASAVAVSRPAQSFTHDGENVGLLLTVAVADDQPLQVLGRVSELLIANKADRLLNADAATLLTLLTSDDAPGEDVLSAEFTVRNEHGLHARPGTVLVNTIKQFSSDVTVTNLDGTGKPANGRSLMKVVALGVKKGHRLRFTAQGDDAQAALDAIGEAISAGLGEGAA